A portion of the Calothrix sp. 336/3 genome contains these proteins:
- a CDS encoding phage tail protein translates to MPELKPIPTSRFYIEFDGLTDKLVKSAAEFSFDGQTTGHEKPLASTKDGKTLWQTTSGGFKQNPNFTIEVYLSEGDMDFYNWMVATMPKSEGGKGEWAKNRKSGALVAYDSDDQETMRWKITNGWIKSYKVSEFASDSNQLAVETVEIVCEQIDRTT, encoded by the coding sequence ATGCCCGAATTAAAACCCATACCTACTAGTAGATTCTATATTGAATTTGATGGTCTGACTGATAAACTAGTCAAAAGTGCTGCGGAATTTAGCTTTGATGGACAGACTACTGGTCACGAAAAACCACTAGCTTCTACCAAGGACGGAAAAACTCTCTGGCAAACGACATCCGGTGGTTTTAAGCAAAACCCTAATTTCACCATTGAGGTATATCTCAGTGAAGGCGATATGGATTTTTATAACTGGATGGTAGCTACCATGCCTAAAAGTGAGGGTGGTAAGGGTGAATGGGCAAAGAATCGCAAAAGTGGTGCCCTAGTTGCCTATGACAGTGATGATCAAGAAACTATGCGCTGGAAAATTACCAACGGTTGGATTAAGTCCTACAAGGTTTCAGAATTTGCTTCTGATAGCAATCAATTAGCTGTAGAAACTGTGGAAATTGTTTGCGAACAAATTGACCGTACAACTTAA
- a CDS encoding phage tail protein, with protein sequence MAKGELLASSKFFVDFDGLADLVVKKVSGISIELLTAGDQTPYGVTKGGKSQIQATVTGTQNGTITVEYVGTAGDKRLFQWFEQSHSQPTTGGGTQTKGKLKDGSIILYNQGGDEAARWNMKGVMPKSYKTTKMEAGSTELFIETVEFAMESLRRVK encoded by the coding sequence ATGGCAAAAGGTGAACTATTAGCTAGCTCAAAATTTTTTGTTGATTTTGATGGTTTAGCCGATTTAGTCGTCAAGAAAGTTAGCGGTATTTCCATTGAATTACTAACTGCTGGTGACCAAACTCCCTATGGTGTCACAAAAGGCGGTAAATCTCAAATTCAAGCAACAGTAACTGGTACACAAAACGGTACAATTACCGTTGAATATGTGGGAACCGCAGGTGATAAAAGACTTTTCCAATGGTTTGAACAGTCTCACTCCCAACCAACTACTGGTGGTGGAACCCAAACCAAAGGAAAATTGAAAGATGGTTCAATCATTCTTTACAACCAAGGTGGAGATGAAGCTGCACGTTGGAATATGAAAGGTGTAATGCCTAAAAGCTATAAAACTACCAAAATGGAAGCAGGTTCGACTGAATTATTTATTGAAACTGTCGAGTTTGCTATGGAGTCATTGCGCCGAGTTAAATAG